From a region of the Nonlabens sp. Hel1_33_55 genome:
- a CDS encoding N-acetylmuramoyl-L-alanine amidase, whose translation MSFSNANKPRLILLDIGHGGVDKGAVFEDLTEHEINRAIAEHIKTLGNNENVVVELLNENSGFLSLEERVEKIMTINPDLFISIHIGSHKNGDARLLNAFYSENYKNQDQVTLLSKELLKNLSEATNLKATNPKASKFKILQQNATPSIMLELGNLNNKDDRELITSEKGQQQIAQSILEVVSR comes from the coding sequence ATGTCTTTCTCCAACGCTAACAAACCTAGACTCATTTTGCTGGACATAGGTCACGGTGGAGTAGATAAAGGGGCTGTATTTGAAGACCTAACAGAACATGAAATCAACAGGGCGATTGCTGAACATATCAAGACGCTTGGGAATAATGAGAATGTGGTTGTCGAACTTTTGAATGAGAATTCGGGTTTTTTGAGCTTAGAAGAACGTGTAGAAAAGATAATGACTATAAATCCTGATTTATTTATTTCAATCCATATTGGATCACATAAAAACGGCGATGCTAGATTGCTGAATGCTTTTTACTCTGAAAATTATAAGAATCAAGACCAAGTAACTCTTTTAAGCAAGGAATTACTGAAAAACCTATCTGAAGCGACGAATTTGAAGGCTACAAACCCTAAGGCCTCAAAATTTAAAATCCTACAGCAAAATGCTACTCCTAGCATAATGCTAGAACTAGGTAATCTGAATAATAAGGACGATCGTGAACTCATCACTAGTGAAAAGGGACAGCAACAAATTGCGCAAAGTATTCTGGAAGTAGTTTCCAGATAA
- a CDS encoding arginine decarboxylase, translating into MNTKYIDLIDQTYHFPTEEFDIKEKQLHFHGIDLMKLVQEYGSPLKFTYLPKISENINRAKSWFDSAFAKADYQAKYRYCYCTKSSHFKYVLDEALKNDIHVETSSAFDINIVKSLKKSGKISKDTYVICNGFKRDLYIENIASLIDSGQKNCIPVIDNHEELPLLQQATEKKFKVGIRIASEEEPKFEFYTSRLGIGYKNINAFYKNQIEGNDQVELKMLHFFINTGIRDTAYYWNELHKCLRVYVSLKKICPTLDSLNIGGGFPIKNSLAFDFDYQYMIEEIVSQIKQVCDDAEVPVPDLFTEFGSFTVGESGGAIYKILHQKQQNDREKWSMINSSFITTLPDSWAISKRFILLPLNRWNDEYERVLLGGLTCDSDDYYNSEQNVNAIYLPKYHKDKPTYIGFFNTGAYQETIGGYGGIQHCLIPAPKHVLIDRDENGEIVTELFRDQQTSEQMLEILGY; encoded by the coding sequence TTGAACACTAAGTACATTGATCTCATTGATCAGACCTACCATTTCCCAACGGAAGAGTTTGACATCAAAGAAAAGCAACTCCACTTTCACGGTATCGATCTCATGAAACTGGTTCAGGAATATGGAAGCCCATTAAAGTTCACGTATCTACCTAAGATTTCAGAGAACATCAATCGTGCAAAGAGCTGGTTTGATTCCGCTTTCGCGAAAGCGGACTATCAAGCAAAATATCGTTACTGCTATTGCACTAAGAGCTCGCATTTCAAGTATGTGCTGGATGAGGCCTTGAAGAACGACATCCACGTGGAAACAAGTAGCGCCTTTGATATCAACATTGTCAAGAGTCTGAAAAAAAGTGGTAAGATCAGCAAAGACACTTACGTGATTTGCAACGGTTTTAAACGTGACCTATATATAGAGAATATTGCCAGCCTTATTGATTCTGGACAGAAAAACTGTATTCCAGTCATCGACAATCATGAGGAATTACCCTTGTTACAGCAGGCGACTGAAAAGAAATTCAAAGTTGGTATACGCATCGCTAGTGAAGAAGAGCCCAAGTTTGAATTCTACACAAGTAGATTAGGTATAGGTTATAAAAACATCAACGCTTTTTATAAAAATCAAATTGAAGGAAATGATCAAGTGGAACTAAAAATGCTTCACTTTTTCATCAATACTGGTATACGTGACACAGCTTACTACTGGAACGAATTGCATAAATGTTTGAGAGTTTATGTGAGTCTCAAGAAAATTTGTCCAACACTAGATAGCTTGAATATAGGTGGTGGATTTCCCATTAAAAACAGCCTCGCTTTTGATTTTGACTATCAATATATGATAGAAGAAATCGTGAGCCAGATCAAACAGGTTTGTGATGATGCAGAGGTTCCCGTTCCGGATTTATTTACTGAATTTGGCTCTTTTACCGTAGGTGAAAGTGGCGGTGCGATCTATAAGATTTTGCATCAAAAACAACAGAACGATCGTGAGAAATGGAGCATGATCAATAGTTCCTTCATCACGACTTTACCAGATTCCTGGGCCATTAGCAAACGTTTTATTTTGTTGCCGCTCAATCGCTGGAATGATGAGTATGAACGCGTTTTATTAGGTGGTTTGACTTGTGATAGTGATGATTATTACAACAGTGAGCAAAATGTGAACGCGATCTACCTACCTAAATATCATAAAGACAAACCTACGTACATAGGCTTTTTCAACACTGGAGCTTATCAGGAAACTATAGGTGGTTATGGTGGTATTCAACACTGTTTGATACCTGCTCCCAAACATGTTTTGATTGATAGAGATGAGAATGGCGAGATAGTGACAGAATTGTTTAGGGATCAACAAACCTCTGAACAGATGCTTGAGATTTTGGGTTATTAA
- a CDS encoding diphosphomevalonate/mevalonate 3,5-bisphosphate decarboxylase family protein, translating to MEDQFKLTETPQLKPKLTASWQAPSNIALVKYWGKHGTQLPANPSISFTLNDCRTITTLTATQSDHHSFEVLLDGKPKPSFAPKIESYFKRIENYSPWIKSYKFKIETTNTFPHSSGIASSASSMAAMSSCIVAMESELTGTKIDKKKASFLARLGSGSACRSLEGKLVVWGEHADTAGSSDLYGVDVSVNLHPIFQDFQDTILLVDKGEKTVSSTLGHELMNGHAFAKARFLQAHSNLTEIKKYLASGDLDGFIKITESEALTLHSMMMTSHPYFMLMKPNTLSIIEEIWKFRNVTKTPVCFTLDAGANVHMLYPAADKEAVEELIKSKLAQYCQNEHYICDHIGNGASAV from the coding sequence TTGGAAGATCAATTTAAGCTAACCGAAACACCTCAACTCAAGCCAAAACTAACTGCCTCATGGCAAGCACCATCGAATATTGCGCTGGTAAAATACTGGGGAAAGCACGGCACGCAGTTACCTGCTAATCCATCCATTAGTTTTACTCTCAATGATTGTCGCACGATCACCACATTGACCGCTACACAGTCTGATCATCACAGTTTTGAGGTTTTACTTGATGGTAAGCCCAAACCATCTTTTGCACCTAAAATAGAATCCTATTTCAAACGCATCGAGAACTATTCTCCATGGATCAAGAGTTACAAATTCAAGATTGAAACAACAAACACGTTCCCGCACAGCAGTGGTATCGCAAGTAGCGCAAGCAGTATGGCAGCAATGTCATCCTGTATTGTAGCGATGGAAAGTGAGTTGACTGGAACTAAGATTGACAAGAAAAAAGCAAGCTTTCTGGCTCGATTAGGATCTGGTAGTGCCTGTAGAAGTCTTGAAGGCAAATTAGTCGTTTGGGGCGAGCATGCAGATACGGCTGGTAGCTCAGATCTTTATGGTGTCGACGTTAGTGTGAATCTACATCCTATTTTTCAGGATTTTCAGGACACCATCTTGTTAGTGGACAAAGGCGAGAAAACCGTAAGTTCAACGTTAGGTCATGAGCTTATGAACGGACACGCTTTCGCGAAAGCGAGATTCCTACAAGCCCACAGCAACCTGACCGAAATCAAGAAATATCTAGCTAGCGGCGATCTAGACGGATTTATCAAAATAACGGAAAGTGAAGCGCTAACGCTACACTCCATGATGATGACGTCGCATCCCTATTTCATGTTGATGAAGCCCAACACGCTGTCAATCATCGAGGAAATATGGAAGTTTAGGAATGTAACAAAAACGCCAGTCTGCTTCACGCTAGATGCTGGTGCTAACGTGCATATGCTCTATCCTGCAGCTGATAAAGAAGCTGTTGAAGAATTGATAAAGAGTAAATTAGCGCAATATTGTCAAAATGAGCACTATATTTGTGATCATATAGGCAACGGTGCAAGCGCTGTTTAG
- the speB gene encoding agmatinase, whose product MSTSNYAGIEDQYAGLDNASIVLIPVPYDGTSTWQKGADKGPDAFLDASRNMELYDIETDTEVYQHGVYLADPVSENSSPEKMVDAVHAATKKYIKRNKFVTLFGGEHSISIGSIRAFNEMFENLSVLQIDAHADLRKEYDGSSCNHACAVYEASQNTNLVQVGIRSMDSIELGINDEERIFYAHEMVQDDYWSEKATEALTENVFITIDLDGFDPSICPSTGTPEPGGLFWYETLDFLRGVFEEKNVVGFDIVELCPNPNEKSSDFLAAKLYYKMLSYKFKDIALEGEEGYDADKGFAKAGLKKMKNINED is encoded by the coding sequence ATGAGTACATCTAACTATGCCGGCATTGAAGATCAATATGCTGGACTGGATAACGCTTCTATAGTTTTAATTCCAGTTCCCTATGATGGAACCAGTACATGGCAAAAAGGAGCCGATAAAGGTCCAGATGCTTTTCTTGACGCCAGTCGCAACATGGAATTATATGATATCGAGACAGATACTGAGGTCTACCAACACGGTGTTTATCTTGCAGATCCAGTTTCAGAGAATTCCTCTCCAGAGAAAATGGTAGATGCGGTTCATGCCGCAACTAAAAAATATATAAAGCGAAATAAGTTTGTGACGCTTTTTGGCGGTGAGCATTCAATTTCCATTGGAAGTATACGTGCATTCAATGAAATGTTTGAGAATCTGAGCGTTCTACAGATTGATGCTCATGCAGATTTACGTAAAGAGTATGATGGCAGCAGCTGCAATCATGCTTGTGCCGTATATGAAGCAAGTCAAAATACCAATCTGGTTCAAGTGGGAATCCGTAGTATGGATAGCATTGAGTTAGGTATTAATGACGAAGAAAGAATATTCTACGCACACGAGATGGTGCAGGACGATTACTGGTCAGAAAAAGCTACCGAAGCTTTAACTGAAAATGTGTTTATCACCATCGACCTTGATGGTTTTGATCCTTCCATCTGTCCTTCAACGGGAACTCCAGAGCCTGGTGGGTTGTTTTGGTATGAGACACTAGATTTCTTGCGTGGCGTTTTTGAAGAGAAAAATGTAGTAGGTTTTGACATTGTGGAACTTTGTCCTAATCCTAATGAGAAATCATCAGATTTTCTAGCAGCAAAATTGTACTACAAGATGTTGAGCTATAAGTTCAAGGATATCGCACTAGAAGGTGAAGAAGGTTATGATGCCGATAAAGGATTTGCTAAAGCTGGCCTGAAAAAAATGAAGAATATTAATGAGGATTGA
- a CDS encoding carbon-nitrogen hydrolase family protein → MSDSTIKVALAQISPVWLDRDATLNKILKTLKDAKSQGAELVVFGEALLPGYPFWLALTDGAAWNKTVVKELHRHYALNSVDIERGDLDDICAFAKANNIAIYIGIIERPGDRGGHSLYACLVYIDQNGIVQSVHRKLQPTYDERLTWSPGDGNGLVTHKLKDFTVSGLNCWENWMPLPRAAMYAQGTNLHVAAWPGSDHNTKDITRFIAREGRTYVLSVSSMMLKEDFPAGTPHLEELLENAPAVLANGGSCIPGPDGEWIIEPQIGKEELITATLDLNRVYEERQNFDPSGHYSRPDVTQLHVNRERQSTVKFD, encoded by the coding sequence ATGAGTGACTCCACTATAAAAGTCGCCTTAGCACAGATCTCACCGGTTTGGTTGGATCGTGATGCAACCCTAAATAAGATTTTGAAAACACTCAAGGATGCTAAATCCCAAGGTGCAGAATTAGTTGTTTTTGGTGAGGCGTTGTTGCCGGGTTATCCTTTTTGGCTGGCCCTAACTGATGGTGCCGCGTGGAATAAAACGGTGGTCAAGGAGCTTCACCGACACTACGCATTAAATTCGGTAGATATTGAGCGAGGAGATCTTGATGATATTTGCGCTTTCGCGAAAGCTAACAACATAGCCATCTATATAGGAATCATCGAACGTCCCGGCGATCGCGGTGGTCATAGTCTGTATGCTTGTTTGGTTTACATTGACCAAAACGGAATCGTACAAAGCGTACATCGCAAACTCCAACCTACCTATGACGAGCGACTCACGTGGTCTCCAGGTGACGGCAACGGATTAGTTACCCACAAACTAAAGGACTTTACCGTCAGCGGTCTTAATTGCTGGGAAAATTGGATGCCTTTGCCACGCGCTGCCATGTATGCGCAAGGAACTAATCTTCATGTCGCGGCCTGGCCTGGAAGCGATCACAACACAAAGGATATTACTAGATTTATAGCTCGTGAGGGCAGAACTTACGTTTTATCCGTTTCCAGTATGATGCTCAAAGAGGATTTCCCTGCAGGAACGCCGCACCTGGAAGAGCTTTTGGAAAATGCACCAGCGGTATTGGCAAATGGCGGTAGCTGCATCCCAGGACCCGATGGCGAGTGGATCATAGAGCCGCAAATTGGAAAAGAAGAATTGATCACAGCAACACTCGACCTCAACCGAGTTTACGAAGAGCGTCAAAACTTTGATCCTTCAGGTCATTATTCCAGACCAGACGTCACACAATTACACGTGAATAGGGAACGACAATCGACTGTTAAGTTTGATTAA
- a CDS encoding deoxyhypusine synthase family protein has translation MSKPITDFIEKYFLHFNGAALVDAAKGYEDQLNNGSKMLVSLAGAMSTAEIGKIFAEVIRKDKVHIISCTGANLEEDLMNLVAHSHYKRVPNYRDLTPQDEWDLLEKGLNRVTDTCIPEEEAFRRLQEHIVKIWKDAEANGERYFPHEYMYKLLLSGVLEEYYEIPIENSWMYAAAKANLPIVVPGWEDSTMGNIFASYVLKGELKASTVKSGIEYMTYLADWYTDNSKNGIGFFQIGGGIAGDFPICVVPMLYQDMERTDTPFWSYFCQISDSTTSYGSYSGAVPNEKITWGKLDIDTPKFIVESDATIVAPLIFAYLLNM, from the coding sequence ATGAGTAAACCAATTACTGATTTCATAGAAAAATATTTCCTACACTTTAACGGTGCCGCGCTAGTCGATGCCGCCAAAGGTTATGAAGACCAACTCAACAACGGCTCTAAAATGTTGGTTTCCCTAGCAGGTGCCATGAGTACGGCAGAAATAGGAAAAATTTTTGCTGAAGTCATACGCAAAGACAAAGTTCACATCATCTCTTGTACGGGTGCCAATCTAGAGGAAGACCTGATGAATCTAGTCGCTCACTCACATTATAAAAGAGTACCCAACTACCGCGATTTGACTCCTCAAGATGAATGGGATTTGTTGGAAAAAGGACTTAACCGAGTAACCGATACCTGTATTCCTGAAGAAGAAGCTTTTAGAAGATTGCAGGAACATATCGTGAAAATTTGGAAAGATGCAGAGGCTAATGGCGAGCGCTATTTCCCTCACGAGTATATGTACAAATTGCTTTTAAGCGGTGTATTGGAAGAATACTATGAAATCCCAATTGAGAACTCATGGATGTACGCAGCTGCTAAAGCAAATCTTCCTATCGTCGTTCCAGGCTGGGAAGACAGTACAATGGGTAACATTTTTGCCAGCTATGTTCTTAAAGGAGAACTCAAAGCGAGCACCGTTAAAAGCGGAATCGAGTACATGACCTATCTCGCAGACTGGTATACAGATAACAGCAAGAATGGTATTGGATTCTTCCAAATTGGTGGTGGTATCGCCGGAGATTTCCCTATTTGCGTGGTGCCTATGTTGTATCAAGATATGGAGCGTACAGACACGCCGTTCTGGAGTTACTTCTGCCAGATTTCAGACTCTACGACCAGTTATGGTAGTTATTCTGGAGCAGTTCCCAACGAGAAAATCACTTGGGGAAAACTTGATATCGATACACCTAAATTTATTGTGGAGAGTGATGCAACCATCGTGGCTCCGTTGATTTTTGCCTATTTATTGAATATGTAG
- a CDS encoding ABC transporter permease — MLIYLRVLKESFFFALNALRTNLLRTFLSLLGVTIGIFAIIGVLAAIDSLENEIQDGLSSLDISTIYVLRISFGPTELEPYQFQNFPNVSYEEYQMLKRSVPEIDAISYTFFTSPENIKFEENTVTGVSIQPHTADFYDLENLKLVDGRFFNESEDLSGSPVVVLGYEIAQNLFDSQDPIGKRVRLYGNKFTVIGVLEKEGASGISMGPGKDESAYIPVNFIRRIYSDKNQNTTTAMIMKPKAGTDLDEFMAIIEQRLRNARGLKSEDISTFFINPLKGFADFIDQVTGVMTLIGVIISGFSMLVGGFGIANIMFVSVKERTNLIGIQKSLGAKSRFILSQFLFESIILAIFGGLFGLFFVWLGTVVANSIAEDFQFILSLNNIILGTSISAIIGLLAGIIPAISASRMDPVEAIRTGM; from the coding sequence ATGCTCATTTATCTAAGAGTTCTTAAAGAAAGTTTCTTTTTTGCACTCAACGCATTGCGCACTAATTTGTTACGAACCTTCTTGTCCCTTTTAGGAGTCACCATTGGAATCTTTGCCATCATTGGAGTTCTGGCAGCGATTGATTCATTGGAGAATGAAATTCAGGATGGCTTGAGCTCACTGGATATTTCAACTATTTACGTTTTGAGAATATCGTTTGGTCCAACAGAGTTGGAACCTTATCAGTTTCAAAATTTCCCTAACGTTTCCTATGAGGAATATCAAATGCTCAAACGCAGCGTTCCAGAGATTGATGCCATCAGCTATACCTTTTTCACCTCGCCTGAAAATATCAAGTTTGAGGAGAACACAGTGACTGGCGTTAGCATCCAACCACATACCGCCGATTTCTATGATCTTGAAAACCTAAAGCTCGTAGATGGTAGATTCTTCAATGAATCTGAGGATTTAAGCGGTTCTCCCGTGGTTGTACTAGGTTATGAAATTGCCCAAAACTTATTTGATAGTCAAGACCCTATTGGTAAGCGTGTTCGTTTATATGGGAATAAATTCACGGTCATAGGTGTTTTGGAAAAAGAAGGCGCCTCTGGAATAAGTATGGGACCTGGAAAGGATGAGTCGGCTTATATACCGGTCAATTTTATAAGACGTATTTATAGCGATAAAAACCAGAACACAACAACCGCGATGATCATGAAGCCAAAAGCTGGAACTGATCTAGACGAATTCATGGCAATTATCGAACAACGTTTACGCAACGCTCGAGGATTAAAGAGTGAGGACATCAGTACGTTTTTTATCAATCCGCTGAAGGGTTTTGCAGATTTTATTGATCAGGTTACTGGCGTGATGACGTTAATTGGAGTTATTATTTCTGGATTCTCCATGCTCGTGGGTGGTTTTGGGATCGCAAACATCATGTTTGTAAGCGTTAAGGAACGAACCAACCTCATCGGTATTCAAAAATCACTGGGTGCCAAAAGCAGGTTTATCCTATCTCAGTTCCTATTTGAATCGATTATTCTAGCCATATTCGGTGGATTATTTGGATTGTTCTTTGTCTGGCTGGGAACGGTAGTGGCCAACTCCATTGCAGAAGATTTCCAATTCATCTTATCGCTAAACAATATTATTTTGGGAACCAGTATATCTGCGATCATAGGTTTACTGGCTGGTATCATTCCTGCGATTTCGGCATCGCGTATGGATCCTGTAGAGGCGATTAGGACTGGGATGTAA
- a CDS encoding geranylgeranylglycerol-phosphate geranylgeranyltransferase produces the protein MATSSTVAHRKSNTKLLTVKVLSLFSSVRLYNIGLIAIAQLFATIFIIAHNTPIKEILTDYKLWLIIVASAAAIAGGYIINNFYDREKDLINRPQKTILENQVKQSTLWTVYFTLNGAAFIMGMIVSWRAGLFYALYITAMWFYSHKIKKVLFVGNLMAAALAITPFFVLFMYYKNFYPVILVHGLFLFLIIGMRELIKDLENLRGDLAQNYQTLPVVLGERTSKKFYTALTIITFLPVTALILIFETGYMDYYFAFITGALLVCLPLLWSSRRKREYLLIHFILKIIIVAGVFSILLIDLPAILDRIQTFL, from the coding sequence ATGGCAACTTCATCAACCGTCGCACACCGTAAATCCAACACCAAACTATTGACGGTTAAGGTTTTGAGCCTATTCTCTAGTGTCAGATTATACAATATAGGTCTCATAGCGATTGCACAATTGTTTGCTACCATATTTATAATAGCCCACAATACTCCCATCAAAGAAATCCTGACTGATTATAAGTTGTGGCTCATTATAGTAGCTTCTGCGGCGGCAATTGCTGGTGGCTACATCATCAATAATTTCTACGATCGGGAAAAAGATCTTATTAATAGACCCCAAAAAACCATTCTTGAAAATCAGGTCAAGCAATCGACATTGTGGACGGTTTATTTCACCTTGAATGGAGCTGCCTTTATTATGGGAATGATCGTCTCGTGGCGCGCTGGATTATTCTATGCGTTATACATCACAGCAATGTGGTTCTATTCCCATAAGATAAAAAAGGTGCTGTTTGTAGGCAACCTGATGGCTGCGGCACTTGCTATAACTCCGTTTTTTGTGCTATTCATGTATTACAAAAATTTCTATCCAGTGATTTTGGTTCACGGGTTATTCCTATTTCTAATCATAGGAATGCGAGAATTGATCAAGGATCTGGAAAACCTGCGTGGCGATCTAGCACAAAATTATCAGACGTTGCCAGTAGTGTTAGGAGAACGTACCTCTAAAAAATTCTACACAGCACTGACCATTATTACATTCTTACCCGTAACAGCCCTCATATTAATCTTTGAGACCGGTTACATGGATTATTATTTTGCGTTTATAACTGGAGCGTTGTTGGTTTGCTTACCCTTATTATGGTCTTCCAGACGTAAGCGTGAATATCTACTGATTCATTTTATACTCAAAATCATCATCGTCGCTGGTGTGTTTTCAATTCTCCTTATTGATTTACCGGCAATCCTTGATAGAATCCAAACCTTTTTATGA
- a CDS encoding mevalonate kinase: MKGPLFYSKILLFGEYGIIKDSKGLSIPYNFYKGALKIAENPDEKALASNASLSRLADHIEELVENDVDFPAFDIKAMRNDVATGMYFDSSIPQGYGVGSSGALVASIYDKYAINKITVLENLTREKLLILKDIFGKIESFFHGKSSGLDPLNSYLSLPILINSKEDIEPAGIPSQLATGNGAVFLLDSGVVGETAPMVNIFMENMKKEGFRKMLKEQFVKYTDLCVEDFLSGDVKGLFGNVKKLSGTVLDNFKPMIPAQFHVLWKKGLDTGDYYLKLCGSGGGGYILGFTEDLPKAQKALKDYKLEVVYNF, encoded by the coding sequence ATGAAAGGACCATTATTCTATTCAAAGATTCTACTTTTTGGTGAGTACGGTATCATCAAAGATTCCAAAGGACTTTCCATTCCCTACAATTTTTATAAAGGCGCCCTCAAAATCGCCGAAAATCCAGACGAAAAAGCGCTCGCTTCAAATGCCAGCCTATCACGTCTAGCAGATCATATTGAGGAATTAGTTGAAAATGATGTGGATTTTCCTGCTTTTGATATAAAGGCAATGCGCAATGATGTTGCAACTGGAATGTACTTTGACAGCAGTATACCTCAAGGATACGGTGTAGGAAGCAGCGGTGCGTTAGTAGCATCAATTTATGATAAATATGCGATCAACAAGATTACGGTTTTAGAAAATCTAACTCGTGAAAAGCTGTTGATACTGAAAGATATTTTTGGTAAAATCGAGAGTTTCTTCCATGGGAAAAGTTCTGGATTGGATCCTTTAAATAGTTATTTGAGTTTACCTATTCTTATCAATAGTAAAGAAGATATTGAGCCTGCAGGCATACCGTCACAACTGGCGACTGGTAATGGTGCCGTCTTTTTGTTGGACTCTGGAGTTGTTGGTGAAACAGCGCCCATGGTCAACATATTCATGGAGAACATGAAGAAAGAAGGTTTCCGTAAGATGTTGAAGGAGCAGTTTGTAAAATATACCGATCTGTGTGTGGAAGATTTCTTGAGCGGTGACGTGAAAGGCCTTTTTGGCAATGTCAAAAAACTTTCTGGAACGGTTCTAGATAATTTCAAACCTATGATTCCTGCACAATTCCATGTTCTATGGAAAAAAGGATTGGACACTGGTGATTATTACCTAAAACTCTGTGGTTCTGGTGGTGGTGGCTACATTCTAGGTTTCACAGAAGATCTACCCAAAGCACAAAAAGCATTGAAAGATTATAAACTGGAAGTGGTTTATAATTTTTAA
- a CDS encoding pseudouridine synthase produces MSRGNEGSSGKGIGRQGGKSNSNSKGGNRRNAGSQDHKSNTSGRGSASTKNTRGGKNQVIGTSRSGNPVTKKEYIDRKKKEGTVTKKSSASGIRLNKYIANSGLCSRRDADIYIAAGSVTVNDKPVTEMGFRVQPSDEVKFDGRSVEPKRKEYFLLNKPKGFITPRTGEKQSKTVMDLMASASASKLHYIGRLGRKSLGLMIFTNDLEVANSMNNPKKKLRKIYHVALDRSFKHEDLMKVRNGVTIEGEEIKIEDINYVDGGKNNEIGIEIHNGKDNIVQRIFDSVGYEVVTLDRVVIGGLTKKDLPRGHYRLLNKQEIINLKMLA; encoded by the coding sequence ATGAGTAGAGGCAATGAAGGATCTAGTGGTAAAGGCATTGGCCGTCAAGGCGGTAAGTCCAATTCCAACAGTAAAGGTGGTAATAGGAGAAATGCTGGTTCACAGGATCATAAAAGCAATACTTCCGGACGCGGCAGCGCTTCCACAAAAAATACACGAGGTGGTAAGAACCAAGTCATTGGTACTTCCAGATCTGGTAATCCTGTGACGAAGAAAGAATACATCGATCGTAAAAAGAAAGAAGGAACCGTTACTAAGAAGAGTTCGGCTTCTGGAATTCGTCTCAATAAATACATTGCAAATAGCGGTCTTTGCAGCCGTCGCGATGCAGACATCTATATCGCTGCTGGTAGTGTCACGGTAAATGACAAGCCGGTGACTGAAATGGGTTTCCGTGTGCAGCCGTCTGATGAAGTTAAATTTGATGGCCGTTCTGTGGAGCCTAAAAGGAAAGAATATTTCCTACTTAATAAGCCTAAAGGATTCATCACACCTAGAACTGGTGAAAAGCAAAGCAAAACGGTAATGGATCTTATGGCTAGTGCATCTGCTAGTAAGTTGCATTACATAGGTCGTCTAGGAAGAAAGTCATTGGGTCTGATGATATTTACCAATGATCTAGAGGTTGCCAATTCTATGAATAACCCTAAGAAGAAACTTCGCAAAATCTACCATGTTGCACTCGACCGTAGTTTCAAACATGAAGATCTTATGAAAGTGCGCAATGGAGTGACGATTGAAGGCGAAGAAATAAAAATTGAGGATATTAATTATGTTGATGGCGGCAAGAACAACGAAATAGGTATTGAAATACACAATGGAAAGGACAACATCGTCCAGCGCATTTTTGATAGTGTTGGTTATGAAGTAGTAACCCTTGATCGAGTTGTGATAGGTGGCTTAACTAAAAAGGATCTACCACGTGGACACTACAGGTTGCTCAACAAACAAGAAATCATCAACCTCAAGATGCTTGCATAA